A portion of the Diceros bicornis minor isolate mBicDic1 chromosome 20, mDicBic1.mat.cur, whole genome shotgun sequence genome contains these proteins:
- the RIMOC1 gene encoding RAB7A-interacting MON1-CCZ1 complex subunit 1, giving the protein MAAAASSVVRRVEELGDLAQAHIQQLSEAAGEDDHFLIRASAALEKLKLLCGEDKECSNPSNLLELYTQAILDMTYFEENKLVDEDFPEDSSQKVKELISFLSEPEILVKENNMHPKYCDLLGDELVECLSWRRGALLYMYCHSLTKRREWLTRKSSFLKKYLVDGISYLLQMLNYRCPIQLNEGVSFQDLDTAKLLSEGIFSDIHLLAMMYSGEMCYWGLKHCAGQQPENHEVDAGVSGASYTTHEEPLDFREVGEKILKKYVSVCEGPLKEQEWNTTNAKQILNFFQHCTN; this is encoded by the exons ATGGCGGCCGCGGCCTCCAGTGTGGTGAGGCGAGTGGAGGAGCTCGGGGACCTGGCTCAAGCCCATATTCAGCAACTTAGCGAAGCCGCCGGCGAAGATG ATCACTTTTTAATTCGGGCCTCTGCAGCTCTAGAAAAATTGAAACTTCTCTGTGGAGAAGATAAAGAATGTTCAAATCCATCAAATCTTCTAGAACTCTACACACAG GCTATTTTGGACATGACATATTTTGAGGAGAACAAGCTAGTAGATGAAGATTTTCCTGAAGATTCTTCGCAGAAAGTAAAAGAACTAATCAGTTTTCTTTCAGAACCAGAAATTTtagttaaagaaaataatatgcaTCCAAAA TACTGCGACTTGCTTGGGGATGAACTCGTGGAATGTCTCTCTTGGAGACGAGGAGCCCTACTCTATATGTATTGTCATTCTCTGACCAAAAGAAGAGAATGGCTCACGAGAAAATCTAGTTttcttaaaaag TACCTCGTTGATGGAATCAGTTACTTGCTACAGATGCTAAATTATCGGTGTCCTATCCAGTTAAATGAAGGAGTTTCTTTCCAAGACCTAGACACAGCTAAATTACTGAGTGAAG GAATATTTAGTGACATTCATTTGCTGGCTATGATGTACAGTGGAGAAATGTGTTACTGGGGCTTGAAGCATTGTGCAGGTCAACAGCCGGAAAATCATGAAGTGGATGCTGGTGTTTCTGGAGCAAGCTACACTACACATGAAGAACCTTTGGATTTCCGAGAAGTaggagaaaaaattttgaaaaagtatgtgtctgtgtgtgaaggACCCCTGAAAGAGCAAGAATGGAATACAACAAAtgcaaaacaaattttaaacttCTTTCAGCATTGCACGAACTAG